The following coding sequences lie in one Pontibacter sp. G13 genomic window:
- a CDS encoding nuclear transport factor 2 family protein, whose translation MKSQVIFLALSLLFSVQSFATRSHKVDRATIREIRKTLNFYFEGVNFGDINAIAEAYHPHAYLTYVDVESGEYQKFQIGEYLTTLSQLPERKHCRDMLLESLDVTGEVALAKTVITWQHLPKRMTDYITIMKVDDEWRIISRVSYTEWASFETPHITRQDRKATQIEIYQTIRDYLSGGQTHDGEIFKKAFHPQADMAFVHPKHKTCQRLSMQDYLNLHARQSPNRKRQQIIESVDITGNIAVAKVKLRYKKINAMITDYICLVKTDGKWQITHKASHKEIKAMSIPI comes from the coding sequence ATGAAATCCCAGGTAATTTTCCTTGCCTTGTCCCTTCTTTTTTCTGTTCAATCCTTTGCCACGCGTTCGCACAAGGTCGATCGTGCCACCATTCGCGAGATTAGAAAGACCCTGAACTTCTATTTCGAAGGAGTCAATTTCGGGGACATCAATGCCATTGCAGAGGCATACCATCCCCACGCCTATTTGACCTATGTCGATGTTGAGTCTGGCGAATACCAGAAGTTCCAAATCGGTGAATACTTGACCACCTTGTCCCAGCTTCCGGAGCGAAAGCATTGCCGGGACATGCTCCTAGAAAGTTTGGATGTTACAGGCGAAGTGGCATTGGCCAAGACGGTCATCACTTGGCAGCATCTCCCCAAGCGGATGACAGACTACATCACCATCATGAAGGTGGATGACGAATGGCGGATCATCAGCCGGGTGAGCTACACGGAGTGGGCTTCTTTTGAAACGCCACATATCACTCGACAGGACCGAAAAGCCACCCAGATCGAGATCTATCAGACCATCCGGGACTATCTCTCGGGGGGCCAGACCCACGATGGAGAGATTTTCAAAAAGGCATTCCATCCGCAAGCTGATATGGCCTTTGTGCACCCCAAGCACAAAACCTGCCAGCGCCTTTCCATGCAAGACTACCTGAATCTTCACGCCCGTCAGAGTCCGAATCGCAAGCGCCAACAAATCATTGAAAGCGTGGACATCACCGGAAATATTGCCGTGGCCAAGGTGAAGCTCCGATACAAAAAAATCAATGCCATGATCACCGACTATATCTGTCTCGTGAAAACTGACGGCAAATGGCAGATTACCCATAAGGCTTCCCACAAGGAGATCAAAGCCATGTCCATCCCGATCTAA
- a CDS encoding heavy-metal-associated domain-containing protein, translating into MKYLNISFLFAMILLITSCGPEETTRFFVEGSCEECKALIEQALNNTEGVVSAEWNLERSQATVTFRANAVSADQVQQAVSDLGFNTEFFDGNPNNRGNLPACCTQPIQRKLKEDLPAGHH; encoded by the coding sequence ATGAAATACCTGAATATCTCCTTCCTCTTTGCCATGATTTTGCTGATCACCAGCTGTGGCCCCGAGGAAACCACCCGTTTTTTTGTTGAAGGAAGTTGTGAGGAATGCAAAGCACTCATTGAGCAAGCCTTGAATAATACTGAAGGGGTCGTATCAGCCGAGTGGAATCTCGAGCGCAGTCAGGCGACAGTCACCTTCCGTGCCAATGCGGTATCGGCGGATCAAGTCCAACAAGCCGTATCAGATCTGGGGTTCAATACTGAATTTTTTGATGGAAACCCCAATAACCGGGGAAATCTTCCCGCCTGCTGTACGCAGCCTATTCAGCGGAAACTGAAGGAGGATCTTCCTGCTGGGCATCATTAG
- a CDS encoding bifunctional 3,4-dihydroxy-2-butanone-4-phosphate synthase/GTP cyclohydrolase II, with product MNSIKIDSIEAALADIRNGKMVIVVDDQDRENEGDFVIAAEFATPEVINFMATHGRGLICVPLTEARCDELQLDPMVGENTDHFETAFTVSVDYKHDGCTTGISASDRSKTVMSLLNPDTKPEDLRRPGHIFPLKAKEGGVIRRAGHTEAGVDLAKLAGLEPAAVIVEIMNEDGSMARLPDLRKVADKFDMKLITIEDLIAYRLEKESLIEREITVDMPTEQGNFQMTAYRQTDTGEVHLALTKGTWEPDEPVLVRVHSSCVTGDIFGSCRCDCGPQLAAAMSMVEEAGKGVVLYMKQEGRGIGLVNKLKAYKLQEQGYDTVEANLELGFKMDERDYGVGAQIIRDLGIRKLRLMTNNPKKRAGLIGYGLKIVENVAIEIEANQHNEKYLLTKKLKMGHAIMKEM from the coding sequence ATGAATTCTATCAAAATTGATTCAATCGAAGCAGCCCTAGCGGATATCCGGAATGGCAAAATGGTCATCGTTGTAGATGATCAAGACCGGGAAAACGAGGGAGATTTCGTGATTGCGGCTGAGTTCGCTACCCCTGAAGTCATCAATTTCATGGCCACACACGGCCGAGGATTGATCTGCGTGCCCTTGACCGAGGCTCGTTGCGATGAATTGCAACTTGACCCAATGGTGGGCGAGAATACCGACCATTTTGAGACTGCATTCACAGTGTCTGTAGATTACAAACACGATGGATGCACCACTGGGATTTCCGCTTCTGATCGTTCCAAAACGGTCATGTCATTGCTCAATCCCGATACCAAGCCCGAGGATCTCCGCCGTCCGGGGCACATTTTCCCGCTCAAAGCCAAGGAAGGGGGTGTGATTCGTCGCGCTGGCCATACGGAGGCAGGCGTGGATTTGGCCAAATTGGCGGGTCTGGAACCTGCGGCAGTGATCGTAGAGATCATGAATGAGGATGGCTCCATGGCGAGACTCCCAGACCTTCGAAAGGTAGCGGACAAGTTCGACATGAAGCTCATCACCATCGAGGATCTGATCGCTTATCGGTTGGAGAAAGAATCCTTGATCGAGCGAGAAATCACGGTGGATATGCCTACCGAACAAGGCAATTTCCAAATGACTGCCTATCGCCAAACCGATACAGGAGAAGTTCATTTGGCACTGACCAAAGGAACTTGGGAGCCAGACGAGCCTGTCTTGGTTCGGGTACACTCATCCTGTGTGACTGGTGATATCTTTGGTTCTTGCCGATGCGATTGTGGCCCACAGTTGGCCGCAGCCATGTCTATGGTTGAGGAGGCAGGTAAAGGAGTCGTGCTCTACATGAAGCAGGAAGGACGCGGAATTGGCCTCGTGAATAAGCTCAAAGCCTACAAGCTTCAAGAGCAAGGATACGATACCGTGGAAGCCAACCTTGAGCTCGGGTTCAAGATGGACGAAAGAGATTATGGTGTGGGTGCCCAGATCATTAGAGATCTCGGAATTCGCAAATTGAGACTGATGACCAATAACCCGAAAAAGCGCGCTGGCTTGATTGGATATGGTCTGAAAATCGTGGAGAATGTGGCCATTGAAATTGAGGCAAATCAACACAATGAAAAATATTTGTTGACCAAAAAACTCAAAATGGGCCATGCGATCATGAAGGAAATGTAA
- a CDS encoding DUF2231 domain-containing protein, which yields MEWHPISVHFPIALLIVAGLAYFAQAIKPEERLFGQGGFWLHALGWAGMIVAIFTGRSAESSLVHTQQIHEWVETHELWGYIAAWLFAMMLVWKYLRIRKTVKPELWAYAVIFAAMLGVMGYGASIGGKLVYEGGAGVKPMEPHLKEQFQREQRKDQTPNLPVSLPR from the coding sequence ATGGAATGGCACCCCATTAGCGTACATTTTCCCATTGCCCTTCTGATTGTGGCAGGCCTAGCCTATTTCGCCCAAGCCATCAAACCCGAGGAACGACTATTTGGCCAAGGAGGATTTTGGCTACATGCTTTGGGCTGGGCTGGAATGATCGTGGCCATATTCACAGGCCGAAGCGCTGAATCTAGTCTTGTACACACCCAACAAATACACGAATGGGTGGAAACCCATGAACTCTGGGGATATATCGCGGCTTGGCTGTTCGCCATGATGCTTGTGTGGAAATACCTCCGAATACGCAAAACTGTCAAGCCGGAATTGTGGGCCTATGCCGTGATTTTTGCAGCGATGCTGGGAGTCATGGGATATGGTGCCTCGATCGGGGGAAAGCTCGTCTATGAGGGAGGAGCAGGAGTCAAGCCCATGGAACCCCATCTGAAGGAACAATTCCAGCGTGAACAACGCAAGGACCAAACACCCAACCTCCCTGTAAGTTTGCCAAGATAG
- a CDS encoding TonB-dependent receptor: protein MKDRFLFHVQALLIILLMGLPMIGLAQQTTLQGSIYNRGTGKPLKGAKVELLGTTLDGWADQNGYFTLKGIEPGVYTLQFSRPGFKSTTQEIVIGTDSLVSTGVAMLISVRQLEQQPIDLPQRYDRDPMYSPSTAYRIDAYNLIQDQPRQTSEALSQFSGVWNQPQFLADGSLQLRGVTGNRNVYRLNDIRLGAAFLPISGGNPLGMIDPFMIDRAEVLLGTGSVAHGAEAFGGVVSMTARQPVYADDGWEVHGRLQGQLWTGDALYGGNGEISLGNEQVGILAGYGLQDFGNLPLAGDRGRLPNSDYQQQSYRLLAKAKVNQDHEIIAAYIAQDQSNVGLTDQPKNGMAAQEGQLDRTQQISYVGWNGHFDNKWFKQLSVKASWQSHDFELDQAEGLSELNRKEETDIQTLGAKFEVKSQPNLYWNLVSGVEWYYDQANTQAQLFEDGNEDPMPTRGMLPDGSIGRNLSVYTIQTFDVLKLRLTFGGRATATSNNLDNLASSNTEVKPLALTGNISAMYPLHPNYQLFSSFTTGYRAPNLYDLGSFGRNQLGWAIPSDSLAGERSFTSQIGFKAKTSHFSGSFSVYRTQYTDYIDWTPGSWEGEGQYEGVPVYQEQNVGQAYIQGVEAEIEIPVNRTVAFYGGIAYALGKSISLDQPLSEIAPLNSRLGFQYKSRKGVWGKMEWFYTAEQDNLSPNDIANPYIGPNGTAGWNRLDLRVGYDFPWGYAMVGIQNLLDETYRYHGASVEGMGRNILMSLQLGF, encoded by the coding sequence ATGAAAGACCGTTTCCTTTTTCACGTGCAGGCCCTCTTGATTATCCTGTTGATGGGGCTGCCCATGATAGGATTAGCACAACAAACCACCCTACAAGGTTCGATTTACAACCGTGGAACCGGCAAACCCCTCAAGGGCGCCAAGGTGGAACTGCTGGGCACTACACTCGATGGCTGGGCAGACCAGAATGGGTATTTTACCCTCAAAGGCATTGAGCCGGGTGTCTACACCCTTCAGTTTAGCCGTCCGGGCTTCAAATCCACTACTCAGGAAATTGTCATTGGCACCGATTCATTGGTATCCACCGGAGTTGCCATGCTCATTTCTGTGAGACAATTGGAGCAGCAACCCATTGATCTCCCACAGCGATACGATCGCGATCCCATGTATTCCCCTTCCACCGCTTATCGGATTGATGCATACAACCTGATTCAAGATCAACCAAGGCAGACTTCCGAAGCCCTGTCCCAATTTTCAGGAGTTTGGAACCAGCCCCAATTTTTGGCAGACGGATCCCTACAGCTTCGTGGGGTGACCGGAAATAGAAATGTGTACCGCCTAAATGATATTCGGCTAGGTGCTGCATTCCTCCCCATCTCAGGAGGAAACCCGCTTGGGATGATCGATCCATTTATGATTGACAGAGCAGAGGTACTCCTAGGTACCGGAAGTGTGGCACATGGCGCGGAGGCATTTGGCGGAGTCGTGTCCATGACCGCTCGCCAACCGGTGTATGCAGATGATGGCTGGGAAGTGCATGGTCGCCTACAAGGCCAACTCTGGACCGGAGATGCTTTGTACGGAGGCAATGGGGAAATAAGTCTCGGCAATGAGCAGGTGGGCATCTTGGCAGGATATGGCCTTCAAGATTTCGGGAACCTTCCGCTGGCGGGAGATCGAGGAAGACTGCCCAACTCTGATTACCAACAGCAATCATACCGATTACTGGCCAAAGCAAAGGTCAATCAAGATCATGAAATTATCGCTGCCTACATTGCACAGGACCAGTCCAATGTGGGATTGACAGATCAACCCAAAAACGGCATGGCGGCCCAAGAAGGGCAATTGGACCGTACACAACAGATCTCATACGTGGGCTGGAATGGCCATTTCGACAACAAATGGTTCAAGCAGCTTTCGGTCAAGGCTAGCTGGCAATCCCATGATTTCGAGTTGGACCAGGCCGAAGGGCTTTCCGAGTTGAATCGCAAAGAGGAAACCGATATCCAGACCCTTGGCGCCAAATTCGAAGTCAAGTCCCAACCCAATCTCTATTGGAATCTGGTCTCTGGTGTGGAGTGGTACTACGACCAAGCCAATACTCAAGCACAGCTATTTGAGGACGGCAACGAAGATCCCATGCCCACTCGAGGAATGCTCCCAGATGGCAGTATCGGCCGTAACCTGTCCGTTTATACCATTCAGACATTCGATGTACTCAAGCTGAGATTGACTTTCGGCGGGCGGGCAACCGCTACCTCCAACAACCTCGACAATCTCGCTAGCTCCAATACCGAAGTGAAACCGCTGGCCCTGACGGGGAATATTTCGGCCATGTATCCGCTTCACCCCAATTATCAATTGTTCTCCTCATTTACCACGGGATACCGAGCACCTAATCTGTACGATCTGGGGAGTTTCGGAAGAAACCAATTGGGTTGGGCAATCCCATCCGACAGTCTGGCAGGCGAGCGCTCGTTTACCTCGCAGATCGGGTTCAAGGCCAAAACCAGTCATTTCTCTGGATCATTTTCCGTCTACCGAACTCAATACACAGACTATATCGATTGGACTCCGGGCTCTTGGGAGGGAGAAGGACAATATGAGGGGGTTCCGGTGTATCAGGAACAGAATGTCGGGCAAGCTTATATCCAAGGGGTGGAGGCAGAGATTGAAATTCCAGTCAACCGCACCGTGGCTTTCTACGGAGGAATTGCCTACGCCCTCGGCAAAAGCATTTCATTGGACCAGCCCTTGAGTGAGATTGCTCCGCTCAATAGCCGTCTTGGGTTCCAGTACAAAAGCAGAAAAGGGGTCTGGGGAAAAATGGAATGGTTCTATACCGCTGAACAAGACAATCTTTCCCCCAATGATATCGCCAATCCCTACATCGGACCCAATGGTACCGCAGGCTGGAATCGACTGGATCTCCGGGTAGGCTACGATTTTCCGTGGGGATATGCCATGGTGGGCATCCAAAACCTTCTGGATGAAACCTACCGCTACCACGGGGCTTCTGTCGAGGGAATGGGTCGAAATATCCTGATGTCCCTCCAGTTGGGCTTTTAG
- a CDS encoding cation:dicarboxylate symporter family transporter, whose product MTGKSPKSQKKAKAGDQATNPGGLSVKILIGLILGILMGLFFGDRVASLKFVGDVFIGLLQMTVLPYILISLIVNIGRLSLKEGKKLITNGLMFMGLLLLIGLAAIVLLPLAFPEWHSASFYSASLIDPPAQIDFLSLYIPANPFSSLANSMVPAVVLFGIFMGIGMMNVPGKERVLEFLDIFNEGLNHVNKLIIKLTPYGVFAIAASTAGVITWEELGKMQAYLLTYAIAALILTFWVVPGIMASCTPFQAKHLIRYTQGTLLTIFATGKIIVVLPELISNMKRLLRRYEQNSEENLSAVDILMPLFYPFPNLGTLVIFVFVPFAAWTSGQALEWTDYPTLLGSTLLSSFVAPVTGIPFMLDLLDIPKDAFNLFIVSTVFTDRIRVVLGAMYLMVVTMLTLSRAHGIFKVDWPKLISVIASGIGLFLLVLIPLRAYLDYSLSDAYKKDELVNNMEMVNDTVAYEIIDPPKRNPKRLRGRQSRLSRAKARGVLRVGYQEGETPFTYHNAKGSLVGLGIEMAYDLARTLEVTLEFVPIPQHKLVEYINKDYVDIAVQDVFLSGKYAQEILLSDPYMDVHLALVAHSGRSAFKSFQGTMAIDTFTVGYMEQKEFGRKIQSFFPHAGLYQLDSVEQFFAQDSLLPDTIRIDALLSSAERGAVLTLLHPEYAVVNPLPIQVEIPLVFPLGGPDEEWSRFIDDWIKFKTKDGTIQLLYDHWILGKDVGTPSSWSILENVIEPKMDSESMVPDTTSEDSATRVPEKNK is encoded by the coding sequence ATGACAGGAAAATCACCCAAATCCCAAAAGAAGGCGAAGGCAGGAGATCAAGCCACAAATCCCGGTGGGCTTTCGGTCAAGATCTTGATCGGACTCATCTTGGGGATTCTGATGGGCCTATTTTTCGGAGACCGCGTGGCGAGCCTCAAGTTTGTCGGGGATGTATTTATAGGCTTGCTGCAAATGACGGTGCTCCCCTATATCCTGATCTCTCTGATCGTCAATATCGGCAGGCTCTCCCTCAAGGAAGGTAAAAAGCTAATTACCAATGGACTCATGTTCATGGGATTGCTATTACTGATTGGCTTGGCGGCCATTGTCCTGCTTCCTTTGGCATTTCCGGAATGGCACTCGGCTTCGTTCTACAGTGCCAGCTTGATCGATCCTCCTGCCCAGATCGATTTTCTGTCCTTGTATATTCCTGCGAATCCCTTCTCCTCTTTAGCCAATAGCATGGTTCCAGCAGTCGTGCTGTTTGGAATTTTCATGGGAATCGGCATGATGAATGTTCCCGGCAAGGAACGAGTATTGGAGTTTCTGGACATCTTCAATGAAGGCCTCAATCACGTCAACAAGCTGATCATCAAGCTCACTCCATACGGGGTATTTGCGATTGCTGCGAGTACGGCCGGTGTTATCACTTGGGAGGAATTGGGCAAAATGCAGGCGTACCTGTTGACTTATGCCATCGCAGCGCTCATTCTCACGTTTTGGGTTGTGCCGGGCATCATGGCTTCCTGTACGCCTTTTCAAGCCAAGCATCTCATCCGATACACGCAAGGTACCCTGCTGACCATATTTGCAACAGGAAAAATCATCGTGGTGCTTCCCGAGCTGATCAGCAACATGAAACGACTCTTGAGGCGGTATGAGCAGAATTCCGAGGAAAATCTCTCTGCCGTAGATATCCTAATGCCGCTATTTTATCCCTTCCCCAATTTGGGCACGCTCGTCATATTCGTATTTGTACCATTTGCGGCCTGGACGAGCGGGCAGGCCCTAGAGTGGACCGACTACCCTACCCTTCTTGGTTCTACCCTGCTGAGTAGCTTCGTGGCACCGGTGACTGGGATTCCTTTCATGCTGGATCTTTTGGATATTCCGAAAGACGCCTTCAACCTCTTCATTGTATCTACTGTTTTCACGGACCGAATCCGGGTAGTGCTTGGCGCCATGTACCTCATGGTCGTCACCATGCTGACCCTGAGTCGGGCACACGGAATCTTCAAGGTGGATTGGCCCAAATTGATTTCTGTGATCGCTTCTGGAATCGGATTGTTCTTGCTGGTTCTGATTCCCCTCCGGGCATATTTGGACTATTCACTCAGCGATGCCTACAAGAAAGACGAATTGGTGAACAACATGGAAATGGTGAATGACACCGTGGCCTATGAAATCATCGATCCCCCCAAACGCAACCCTAAACGGCTCCGCGGCCGTCAATCTCGTCTCAGCCGGGCTAAAGCCAGAGGAGTTTTGCGGGTAGGTTATCAAGAAGGAGAAACCCCATTCACCTATCACAATGCCAAAGGAAGCCTCGTGGGGCTAGGGATTGAAATGGCGTATGATTTGGCGAGGACCTTGGAGGTCACCTTAGAGTTTGTCCCCATTCCCCAGCACAAATTGGTTGAGTACATCAACAAAGACTATGTGGACATCGCCGTTCAGGATGTGTTCCTCTCGGGAAAATACGCACAGGAAATCCTACTGAGCGATCCCTACATGGATGTGCATCTGGCTCTGGTGGCCCACTCTGGGCGTTCCGCATTCAAGAGTTTTCAGGGAACCATGGCCATTGACACCTTTACAGTTGGATACATGGAGCAAAAGGAGTTTGGACGAAAAATCCAGTCCTTTTTCCCACATGCTGGCCTGTATCAGCTGGATTCAGTAGAGCAATTCTTTGCGCAGGATTCCTTGCTTCCAGATACCATTCGGATCGATGCGCTTTTGTCAAGTGCCGAACGAGGGGCCGTATTGACGCTGCTTCATCCTGAATATGCCGTCGTAAATCCGCTTCCCATTCAGGTAGAGATCCCGTTGGTATTTCCATTGGGAGGCCCTGATGAGGAATGGTCCCGGTTTATCGACGACTGGATCAAATTCAAGACCAAAGATGGAACCATCCAACTTCTCTACGATCACTGGATTTTGGGGAAAGACGTAGGAACCCCCAGCTCTTGGAGTATTTTGGAAAATGTGATCGAGCCCAAAATGGACTCAGAATCAATGGTTCCGGATACCACTTCTGAGGATTCAGCTACTCGTGTTCCAGAAAAAAATAAGTAG
- the hemB gene encoding porphobilinogen synthase, with protein sequence MRIRPRRNRSSATIRDMVQETQVTLSSLITPIFLMPGKDTRERIASMPGIYRYSIDLMLVEIQACWDLGLRTFILFPAVPDEWKDSQATYSYNADNFYLDAIRQAKSQFPEICIITDVAMDPYSSDGHDGVVENGQILNDRTLPILAKMAVAQAEAGADIIGPSDMMDGRVGVIRDALDEAGFTDVAIMSYTAKYASAFYGPFRDALDSAPKFGDKKTYQMNPANGREAIIEGELDTQEGADYLMVKPALSYLDVIQTLKENFLLPIVAYNVSGEFSMVKAAAMQGWLDEEKIMMEVLTSIRRAGADLVITYFAKAVAELYARQ encoded by the coding sequence ATGAGAATCAGACCCCGTAGAAACCGCTCCAGCGCCACCATTCGCGATATGGTGCAGGAAACCCAAGTCACATTGAGTTCCCTGATTACGCCGATCTTCTTGATGCCCGGCAAGGATACCCGAGAGCGCATTGCTTCCATGCCCGGTATTTACCGATATAGCATAGACCTGATGCTTGTGGAGATTCAGGCTTGTTGGGATCTTGGGCTTCGCACCTTCATTTTATTTCCCGCTGTCCCGGATGAATGGAAGGATTCGCAAGCGACCTATTCCTACAACGCCGACAATTTCTACCTCGACGCCATCCGTCAAGCCAAATCCCAATTTCCGGAGATTTGCATCATCACTGATGTGGCTATGGACCCGTACTCGTCTGATGGGCATGATGGGGTAGTGGAAAACGGCCAGATCCTCAATGACCGGACGCTACCGATTCTCGCCAAAATGGCGGTAGCACAAGCCGAAGCCGGAGCTGATATCATCGGACCCTCTGACATGATGGATGGAAGGGTAGGGGTGATCCGCGATGCTTTGGATGAGGCAGGGTTCACCGATGTGGCGATCATGAGCTACACGGCCAAATATGCAAGTGCGTTCTATGGACCATTTCGGGATGCATTGGATTCTGCACCCAAATTTGGCGACAAGAAAACCTACCAGATGAATCCTGCCAATGGTCGTGAAGCCATCATCGAAGGCGAGCTGGATACGCAGGAAGGCGCCGATTACCTCATGGTGAAGCCTGCCCTTTCCTACCTAGATGTCATCCAGACCTTGAAGGAGAACTTCCTGCTGCCGATTGTCGCCTACAATGTCTCTGGAGAATTTTCGATGGTCAAAGCTGCCGCCATGCAAGGGTGGTTGGATGAGGAAAAAATCATGATGGAGGTATTGACCAGCATCCGTCGTGCCGGTGCCGATCTTGTAATCACCTATTTTGCCAAGGCGGTAGCCGAGCTTTACGCCAGGCAATAA
- a CDS encoding LytTR family DNA-binding domain-containing protein, translating to MKIRCMIVDDEPLALEILESYIDRLDNLELVAKSDNAIEAFNLLHRENIDLLFLDIQMPKLTGIELLRNLSHPPKVVFTTAYRDYALEGYELNVVDYLLKPIPFERFLRTINKIQLPTGPGVLQAPPMPSAQPSAYQDAFIYLKSDKKMVKVLLKDVLYIESLKDYIRVRTKTKSVTAYQRISYMEEKLPEHQFLRVHRSFIVALDKIEAFSNSHVEIQEVEIPIGRNYRSAVLKTLNQQNFLNE from the coding sequence ATGAAAATTAGATGCATGATCGTCGATGACGAACCGCTGGCGCTGGAAATACTGGAAAGTTACATCGATCGCCTAGACAACCTCGAATTGGTGGCCAAATCAGACAATGCCATCGAGGCGTTCAACCTACTCCATCGAGAAAATATCGACCTGCTCTTCCTCGATATACAAATGCCCAAACTAACGGGGATCGAACTATTGCGCAATCTCTCCCATCCTCCCAAGGTGGTGTTCACGACTGCCTATCGGGATTATGCCCTGGAAGGCTACGAATTGAATGTCGTGGATTACCTCCTGAAACCGATCCCCTTCGAACGATTCTTGCGAACCATCAACAAAATCCAGCTTCCTACCGGCCCTGGCGTCTTACAGGCACCGCCTATGCCTTCCGCCCAACCTTCGGCATATCAAGATGCATTCATTTACCTCAAATCCGACAAGAAGATGGTCAAGGTCTTGTTGAAGGATGTCCTGTATATCGAAAGCCTCAAGGATTACATTCGGGTTCGGACCAAGACAAAATCCGTCACAGCCTACCAACGCATCAGCTATATGGAAGAAAAACTTCCTGAGCATCAATTTCTTCGCGTGCACCGATCATTCATCGTAGCACTGGACAAGATCGAGGCATTTTCAAATTCGCATGTGGAGATTCAAGAAGTGGAAATCCCCATTGGCCGCAATTACCGATCTGCTGTGCTCAAAACCCTCAATCAACAGAATTTCCTGAACGAATAG
- a CDS encoding histidine kinase — MDTYIAELTLLPVKMMAVYATLYLLLPRMFMRGKTMAFGFSLLILVVLVGVCQWQILFHWTLPQRYPAEDLEFFQQWDSKRILQNALTAIYVIIIATLIKVTRYWFEDQQKARAMEKGKLEAELKFLKSQIHPHFLFNTLNNLYALTLKQSEMAPQVVLRLSGLIHYMLYDTGTETVPLSKEIESLHNYIALEKIRYGRELDISFDVTGDTYTAQIAPLLLLPFIENSFKHGVSDEVKEKWITINLNVNHEHLVLKVENSRSRLPKPELEYTGGIGLKNVRRRLQLLYPEAHELKVVDDADTWLIVLKLSLRR; from the coding sequence ATGGATACGTATATCGCGGAGCTGACCCTGCTTCCGGTGAAAATGATGGCAGTTTATGCTACGCTATACCTCTTGCTTCCGAGAATGTTTATGCGTGGCAAAACCATGGCATTTGGGTTTTCCCTCCTGATTTTGGTGGTATTGGTGGGCGTGTGCCAATGGCAAATCTTATTTCACTGGACCTTGCCACAGCGATATCCCGCAGAGGACTTGGAATTCTTCCAGCAGTGGGACAGCAAACGAATTCTCCAAAATGCCTTGACAGCGATCTATGTGATCATCATTGCCACCCTGATCAAGGTGACCCGCTACTGGTTTGAGGATCAACAGAAAGCCCGTGCCATGGAAAAGGGAAAATTGGAGGCAGAGCTCAAATTCCTCAAATCCCAAATCCATCCGCATTTCCTCTTCAACACGCTCAACAACCTGTACGCATTGACGCTCAAGCAATCTGAGATGGCCCCGCAAGTGGTGCTGAGATTGTCGGGATTGATCCATTATATGCTGTATGACACAGGTACCGAAACGGTTCCATTGAGCAAAGAAATCGAATCCCTCCACAACTATATCGCTTTGGAGAAGATCAGATATGGCCGTGAATTGGATATTTCCTTCGATGTCACTGGAGACACCTATACGGCCCAGATTGCGCCCCTACTGCTGCTTCCATTTATCGAAAATAGCTTCAAACACGGGGTAAGCGATGAGGTCAAAGAAAAATGGATCACCATCAACCTCAATGTCAATCATGAGCACTTGGTCCTGAAAGTGGAGAATAGCCGTTCCCGATTACCCAAACCCGAGCTGGAATACACTGGGGGTATTGGCCTGAAAAATGTCCGTAGAAGGCTACAGCTCCTGTACCCTGAAGCTCATGAACTCAAAGTAGTTGACGATGCGGATACTTGGTTGATCGTCCTGAAATTAAGTTTGCGAAGATGA